A window of the Podospora bellae-mahoneyi strain CBS 112042 chromosome 6, whole genome shotgun sequence genome harbors these coding sequences:
- a CDS encoding hypothetical protein (COG:E; EggNog:ENOG503P9ZE): MLTEVFDLVVVGGGPVGLAAAVIVLEQNNFFNQAGSSNDLARMFRTMYTEDFMAELAKDAMKLWDKLESDSGSSLRWMSGLLNFGDKKFRGDSPEGTLIGPVPNLERLGINGQGNRRALPFKNLPPEWIGLFAPDNGVINVQLLLRSLLSLAKDYGAEAKQHTTDKTIWEVHAIRHDTDPALFKAKKILLPLAPTFGISLDLDIWEIVASYFNTNPGPNGTIFPSMSFQFAPNKHRRSQLFYGFPTVPWGPPMSLASPSTQPPAASRTPVNEFIKKHVVGVDPTVLAFTLSCLQTNVFDNMFVLDYLPKEYLAGGAEKSVVVFTAGWAMKFVPLLGKALAEMALDGKSDYARKEFEITRKDKKGKGIIKRVVRGKRGGHSMMMEELDVNDEVEGESAFTYEEQASGSSMRGCQNVGL, from the exons ATGCTCACGGAAGTCTTTGACCTCGTCGTGGTGGGAGGCGGTCCTGTCGGGCTCGCCGCTGC CGTCATTGTACTGGAGCAGAACAACTTTTTCAATCAAGCTGGAAGCTCGAATGATCTCGCCCGCATGTTCCGTACCATGTACACGGAGGACTTCATGGCCGAACTCGCAAAGGACGCCATGAAACTCTGGGACAAACTCGAGAGCGATTCGGGCTCGTCTCTCCGCTGGATGAGCGGCTTGCTCAACTTTGGAGACAAGAAATTTCGTGGTGACAGCCCTGAAGGGACTCTAATAGGTCCGGTGCCCAATTTAGAGCGGCTTGGGAT TAACGGCCAAGGAAATCGAAGAGCGCTACCCTTCAAAAATCTGCCCCCTGAATGGATCGGTCTCTTCGCCCCCGACAACGGCGTCATCAACGTCCAGCTTCTCTTGCGCAGCCTTCTCAGCCTAGCCAAAGATTACGGCGCCGAGGCCAAACAGCACACCACCGACAAGACCATCTGGGAGGTCCACGCCATCCGTCACGACACTGACCCGGCACTTTTCAAAGCCAAGAAGATCTTATTGCCTCTGGCACCTAC CTTCGGCATCTCCCTCGATCTCGACATCTGGGAAATAGTCGCCTCAtacttcaacaccaaccccggACCCAACGGCACCATCTTCCCTAGCATGTCGTTCCAATTCGCCCCAAACAAACACCGGCGATCCCAGCTCTTCTACGGATTCCCCACCGTCCCCTGGGGCCCCCCAATGTCACTCGCATCGCCGTCGACGCAGCCACCCGCCGCATCAAGGACCCCAGTGAAC GAGTTTATCAAGAAGCACGTTGTCGGTGTTGATCCTACCGTACTGGCTTTTACGCTGAGCTGTTTGCAGACTAATGTCTTTGACAATATGTTTGTACTTGATTACCTGCCAAAGGAGTATCTagcaggaggagctgaaAAAAGCGTTGTGGTTTTCACCGCGGGTTGGGCCATGAAGTTTGTTCCTTTGCTTGGCAAGGCGTTGGCTGAGATGGCGCTGGATGGGAAGTCAGACTATGCGCggaaggagtttgagatTACGAGGAAGGAtaagaagggaaaggggattATCAAGCGGGTTGTTCGAGGGAAAAGAGGGGGTCattcgatgatgatggaggagctggatgtTAATGATGAAGTGGAGGGAGAAAGCGCTTTTACTTATGAGGAGCAGGCTTCGGGGTCTTCGATGAGGGGGTGTCAAAATGTCGGGTTATAG
- a CDS encoding hypothetical protein (EggNog:ENOG503NW2S; COG:Q): MLLPAAARLSYKSFSQLFKTSPKSNARFILAPLFTPPSIIRTMSSAVAKRLEGKTVVITGASSGIGRSTAFEFARTAPKNLKLVLTARRIDTLKQIAADIVAEVGEGVKVLPVQLDVSNPEEVKTFVGKLPEEFRDINVLVNNAGLVKGLARAPEIAEEDINIMFNTNVTGLINMTQAILPIFKKRPEGGAGDIINVGSIAGREPYPGGSIYCATKAAVRSFTDALRKELIATRIRVMEIDPGQVETEFSVVRFYGDKAKADAVYAGCEPLTPDDIAEVVVFVAGRRENVVIADTLIFPSHQAGAGILHKKST, translated from the exons ATGTTGTTGCCTGCCGCCGCAAGACTGAGCTATAAATCATTTTCTCAACTTTTCAAAACTTCGCCAAAATCAAACGCTCGGTTCATCCTTGCCCCGCTCTTCACCCCGCCATCAATCATAAGAACAATGTCCTCCGCTGTTGCTAAGCGCCTCGAGGGCAAAACGGTGGTCATTACCGGTGCTAGCTCCGGCATCGGAAGGAGCACCGCTTTTGAGTTTGCTCGTACTGCTCCAAAGAACCTGAAGCTTGTTCTTACCGCGAGGAGGATTGATACCCTGAAGCAGATCGCGGCGGATATTGTTGCCGaagttggtgagggggtCAAGGTGTTGCCTGTTCAGCTTGATGTGAGCAACCccgaggaggtcaagacgTTTGTCGGGAAACTGCCGGAGGAGTTTAGGGATATTAATGTTTTGGTGAACAATGC GGGTCTCGTCAAAGGTCTCGCCCGAGCACCCGAGATTGCCGAGGaagacatcaacatcatgtTCAATACCAACGTTACTGGTCTGATCAACATGACACAGGCTATTCTCCCCATCTTCAAGAAGCGGCctgagggtggtgctggcgacatcatcaacgtTGGCAGCATCGCCGGCCGTGAGCCATACCCCGGTGGCAGCATCTACTGCGCTACCAAGGCGGCGGTTCGCAGCTTCACCGATGCTTTGCGCAAGGAGCTTATCGCTACTCGCATTAGGGTCATGGAGATTGACCCCGGTCAGGTTGAGACTGAGTTCTCTGTTGTCAGATTCTACGgtgacaaggccaaggcggACGCTGTCTATGCGGGCTGCGAGCCGTTGACGCCAGATGACATTGCcgaggtggttgtgtttgttgctggcagAAGGGAGAATGTTGTCATTGCTGATACTCTGATCTTCCCCAGTCACCAG GCCGGTGCTGGTATCTTACACAAGAAGTCGACTTAA
- a CDS encoding hypothetical protein (EggNog:ENOG503P9Q4), translating into MADSRNPSTASNTSPTTTNFPISPSPTSPRRDRRDSDEWDASKVPPSRFQKRKGSIYAVPGSRDGHVDSNYAHKFHELHAEKGYTGFGTPNYNQTTATKKQ; encoded by the exons ATGGCTG ACTCCCgcaacccctccacagcctccaacacctccccaaccacaactaacttccccatctccccatctcccacctccccaagaCGCGACCGTCGCGACAGCGACGAGTGGG ACGCCTCCAAagtccccccctcccgcttccAAAAGCGCAAAGGATCAATCTACGCCGTCCCCGGCTCCCGCGACGGCCACGTCGACTCCAACTACGCCCACAAGTTCCACGAGCTCCACGCCGAAAAGGGCTACACTGGGTTTGGCACGCCGAATTACAACCAAACCACAGCCACAAAGAAACAGTAG
- a CDS encoding hypothetical protein (EggNog:ENOG503PFM9) has translation MLSPKLLVLAALSSASVAFDPATDTTCNDQGICLSSFIWCDKNGQSCSYPEGADALIPSSTAASYAVLYHHVEYEIRWRQAKRDTDVLIEWLFDGSPFQSEEEKSARELPVMWSTNVTTSSTDGSFTFDPFTILKDFPTRHAPNMSAGEAGSSASGMANTIRLSQPGSGFPEVYTDQFSVQSGWAHQLVRNIREEEADVRADEKRKMRLGVGIGVGLGVPLLSTVMWWAGSRQGASRATRSVEGK, from the exons ATGCTTTCCCCCAAACTTCTCGTTCTGGCGGCTTTgtcgtcggcctcggtgGCCTTTGATCCTGCCACAGACACAACCTGCAACGACCAAGGAATCTGCCTGTCTTCTTTTATTTGGTGTGACAAGAATGGACAGTCGTGCTCCTACCCAGAGGGCGCGGACGCGTTGATCCCGTCCAGCACCGCGGCGTCGTACGCTGTGCTTTATCACCATGTCGAGTACGAGATTCGCTGGCGTCAGGCCAAGCGGGATACTGATGTTTTGATCGAATGGCTGTTTGATGGGAGCCCGTTTcagagcgaggaggagaagtcgGCTCGTGAGCTTCCTGTTATGTGGAGTACCA ACGTGACAACCTCGAGCACTGATGGATCCTTCACCTTTGATCCGTTCACCATCCTAAAGGACTTCCCCACGCGGCACGCGCCTAACATGTCTGCCGGGGAGGCCGGGTCTTCGGCGAGTGGTATGGCCAACACCATCCGCCTCAGCCAGCCCGGTTCCGGCTTCCCGGAGGTTTACACCGATCAGTTCAGTGTCCAGTCGGGCTGGGCTCATCAGCTGGTGAGGAACATccgcgaggaggaggcggatgttCGTGCGGATGAGAAGCGAAAGATGAgacttggggttgggattggtgTCGGTTTGGGAGTTCCGTTGCTGTCTACCGTGATGTGGTGGGCTGGTTCAAGACAGGGAGCTTCCAGGGCGACTCGCTCCGTCGAGGGCAAATAA
- a CDS encoding hypothetical protein (EggNog:ENOG503P1UX), translated as MATAFGVFSGILTVLGFIQSNIPDRPNQYETKFRIHVGLDGPSGLSNAGGDAPDIRVWNEAGQFIGARYDPGKINHGSFKDVTVQLSQPHQPTYALFTGNDDAICIAYITNSWADGSKYGWVGNWADSSSCNQDWYYSNIVQSGKTLNCAWIDRNGDRPKTAFQTHIHEFADESRNRGKNVGYYCASNPSLKWYTNWEPNTISYWVTPRKRGLAGRSSEPQQGIAVGPVKPGSEEREKLAGSRPAFNETRLVRSSRPEHSAVTLCGSDSSRGPDLVSLHEGKFCDMSTREVLPLCGPSVTGDCFDDTVKTLKVRSGAIVGREVEVEKDYTEVLDWGL; from the exons ATGGCTACCGCTTTCGGAGTCTTCTCGGGAATCCTCACCGTCCTGGGGTTCATCCAATCCAACATCCCGGACAGGCCCAACCAGTATGAGACCAAGTTCCGCATCCACGTCGGTCTTGATGGTCCGAGCGGCCTCTCGaacgccggtggtgatgcgCCCGATATCCGTGTCTGGAATGAGGCCGGCCAGTTTATCGGTGCCAGGTATGACCCTGGCAAGATCAACCACGGCTCCTTCAAGGACGTGACGGTCCAGCTGTCCCAGCCCCATCAGCCCACGTACGCCCTGTTCACGGGCAACGACGATGCGATCTGCATCGCGtacatcaccaacagctgGGCCGACGGGTCCAAGTACGGCTGGGTTGGTAACTGGGCGGACAGCTCGTCCTGCAACCAGGACTG GTATTATTCCAACATCGTCCAGAGCGGCAAGACCCTCAACTGCGCCTGGATCGATCGCAATGGCGACAGGCCCAAGACAGCCTTCCAGACTCATATTCATGAGTTTGCTGATGAATCTCGGAACAGAGGCAAGAACGTCGGCTA CTACTGCGCCAGCAACCCCTCTCTCAAGTGGTACACCAACTGGGagcccaacaccatctcTTACTGGGTCACCCCCCGCAAGAGAGGCCTCGCCGGACGCAGCAGCGAGCCCCAGCAGGGCATCGCCGTTGGTCCCGTGAAGCCCGGAAGCGAGGAGCGTGAGAAGCTCGCCGGCTCCCGCCCTGCCTTCAACGAGACCCGTCTTGTCCGCTCTTCCCGCCCTGAGCACAGCGCCGTCACCCTCTGCGGAAGCGACAGCTCCAGGGGGCCCGATCTCGTCTCTCTGCACGAGGGTAAGTTCTGCGACATGTCTACCCGTGAGGTTCTTCCTCTTTGCGGCCCAAGCGTCACCGGTGATTGCTTCGACGACACCGTCAAGACGCTCAAGGTTCGCAGCGGTGCCATTGTTGGCCGtgaggtcgaggttgagaaggaCTACACCGAGGTTTTGGACTGGGGCCTTTAG